A section of the Pseudomonas sp. Q1-7 genome encodes:
- a CDS encoding TonB-dependent siderophore receptor translates to MKYRTKRVRDGVFGGLGMASLLVAGPLLLTAGAAQAEATAAAHEFDIPAQPLPLALDAFSRVTGLSVVYTQDAPYGVKAPAVRGRMSTAEALGRLLAGSGLTWRQLGADTLTLEPAGNDGAMKLDAVNIDSRLVQVGSYQPPPVTAIMRSEAPLLEIPQAVAVVPSQVLADQQPQHLDDALYNVSGITQANTLGSTLDAVMKRGFGDNRDGSILRDGMRTIQGRNLTATADRVEVLKGPASMLYGILDPGGVINVISKKPQLEAYHAITGRASTYGDGKNGSGGQLDVTGPLGDTGLAYRLIADYDDADYWRNFGHSREKTIAPSIAWFGEDTTVNLSYEHREYSVPFDRGTVIDPRTNKPLNIPAERRLDEPYNSTEGRSDLTIFDLSHRLSEDWKAHFAYSYNRDTYDDYQARVININTSNGTVGRRLDGTRGAVSTEHFATFDLDGKIDLGDMRHDLLMGVDHEYRKFYREDLIRQNTTRRLNYNDPVYGQVPVPTTVIARDSDQTDRIETQSAFIQDSVHLTDRWIFVAGARYQLYDQFAGRGRPFQANTDIDGQTWVPRAGLVYQWGDTLSFYGGYSESFKPNSTIAPLTGGASINGLDPEEGKSWEIGAKLDIPGRLTGTLALFDIDKSNVLVTQTVNGETVASTAGEVRSRGVELDLSGQLTDDLSLIGSYAFIDAEVTKDPVLEGNRLQNVARHTGSLSAVYDFGPLFEGDRLRAGFGARYTGKRAGDAENTFDLDAYTVADAFASYETPLGENRLKLQLNVKNLFDKTYYSSAVNNLNVSIGDPRLVQVSTTLEF, encoded by the coding sequence ATGAAGTACAGGACAAAGCGGGTGCGGGATGGTGTGTTCGGGGGCCTGGGGATGGCTTCGTTGCTGGTGGCCGGGCCCCTGCTGCTGACTGCGGGGGCGGCCCAGGCCGAGGCCACGGCCGCCGCCCATGAATTCGATATCCCGGCCCAGCCGCTGCCCCTGGCGCTGGACGCCTTCAGCCGCGTTACCGGCCTCAGCGTGGTCTACACCCAGGATGCGCCGTACGGCGTGAAGGCCCCGGCGGTGCGGGGGCGAATGAGCACCGCCGAGGCCCTCGGTCGTCTGCTCGCCGGTTCCGGCCTCACCTGGCGCCAGCTCGGCGCCGACACCCTGACTCTGGAGCCCGCCGGCAACGATGGCGCGATGAAGCTCGACGCGGTGAACATCGATTCGCGCCTGGTCCAGGTCGGCAGCTACCAGCCGCCGCCGGTGACCGCGATCATGCGCTCCGAGGCGCCGCTGCTGGAGATTCCCCAGGCCGTGGCCGTAGTGCCGTCTCAGGTGCTGGCGGACCAGCAGCCGCAGCATCTTGACGACGCGCTCTACAACGTCAGTGGCATCACCCAGGCGAACACCCTCGGTAGCACCCTGGACGCGGTGATGAAGCGCGGTTTTGGCGACAACCGCGACGGCTCCATCCTGCGCGACGGCATGCGCACCATCCAGGGCCGCAACTTGACCGCCACCGCCGACCGCGTCGAAGTGCTCAAGGGGCCCGCCTCCATGCTCTACGGCATTCTCGACCCGGGCGGCGTGATCAACGTCATCAGCAAGAAGCCGCAGCTCGAGGCCTACCACGCCATCACCGGCCGCGCGTCCACCTATGGCGATGGCAAGAACGGCAGCGGCGGACAGTTGGATGTGACCGGCCCGCTCGGGGACACCGGCCTGGCCTATCGGCTGATCGCGGACTATGACGATGCCGATTACTGGCGCAACTTCGGCCACAGCCGCGAGAAGACCATCGCCCCCTCCATCGCCTGGTTCGGCGAGGACACCACAGTCAACCTCAGCTACGAACACCGCGAGTACAGCGTGCCCTTCGACCGCGGCACGGTGATCGACCCGCGCACCAACAAGCCGCTGAACATCCCCGCAGAGCGCCGCCTGGACGAGCCCTACAACAGCACCGAGGGCCGCTCCGACCTGACTATCTTCGACCTGTCGCACCGCCTCAGCGAAGACTGGAAGGCGCACTTCGCCTACAGCTACAACCGCGATACCTACGATGACTACCAGGCGCGGGTGATCAACATCAACACCAGCAACGGCACCGTCGGCCGTCGTCTCGATGGCACCCGTGGCGCGGTGAGCACCGAGCATTTCGCCACCTTCGACCTGGACGGCAAAATCGACCTCGGCGACATGCGCCACGACCTGCTGATGGGCGTGGATCACGAATACCGCAAGTTCTACCGCGAAGACCTGATCCGCCAGAACACCACGCGCCGGCTGAACTACAACGACCCGGTGTACGGCCAGGTGCCGGTGCCCACTACAGTGATCGCCCGCGACAGCGACCAGACCGACCGCATCGAGACCCAGTCGGCCTTCATCCAGGATTCGGTGCACCTGACCGACCGCTGGATCTTCGTCGCCGGTGCCCGTTACCAGCTCTACGACCAGTTCGCCGGGCGTGGCCGCCCCTTCCAGGCGAACACCGATATCGACGGCCAGACCTGGGTGCCGCGCGCCGGCCTGGTCTACCAATGGGGCGATACGCTGTCCTTCTACGGCGGCTACAGCGAGTCGTTCAAACCCAACTCCACCATCGCTCCCCTCACCGGCGGCGCGTCCATCAACGGTCTCGACCCGGAAGAGGGCAAGAGCTGGGAGATCGGCGCCAAGCTCGACATTCCCGGGCGTCTCACTGGCACCCTGGCGCTGTTCGACATCGACAAGTCCAATGTGCTGGTGACCCAGACCGTCAACGGCGAAACCGTCGCCAGCACCGCCGGCGAAGTGCGTTCAAGGGGTGTCGAGCTGGACCTCTCCGGCCAACTCACCGACGACCTCAGCCTGATCGGCAGCTATGCCTTCATCGACGCCGAGGTGACCAAGGACCCAGTGCTGGAAGGCAATCGCCTGCAGAACGTCGCGCGCCATACCGGCTCGCTCTCGGCGGTCTACGACTTCGGCCCGCTGTTCGAGGGCGACCGCCTGCGCGCCGGCTTCGGCGCCCGCTACACGGGCAAACGCGCCGGCGATGCCGAGAACACCTTCGACCTGGATGCCTACACCGTGGCCGACGCCTTCGCCAGCTACGAAACGCCCTTGGGCGAGAACCGCCTCAAGCTCCAGCTCAATGTGAAGAACCTGTTCGACAAGACCTACTACAGCTCGGCAGTGAACAACCTCAACGTCTCCATCGGCGATCCGCGGTTGGTGCAGGTGTCCACCACCCTGGAGTTTTGA
- the mdcA gene encoding malonate decarboxylase subunit alpha — MTTRPSPPPQWSRRRAEKQRRLDRVRNLADGVVLPSERIVEALEALIAPGDRVVLEGNNQKQADFLSRSLAKADPGRLHDLHMIMPSVSRAEHLDLYERGIARKLDFSFAGPQSLRIGQLLEDGLLEVGAIHTYIELYSRLLVDLIPNVALVAGFMADREGNLYTGPSTEDTPALVEPTAFSDGIVIAQVNQLVDDVRDLPRVDIPASWVDFVVVADQPFYIEPLFTRDPRHIKPVHVLMAMMAIRGIYEKHQVQSLNHGIGFNTAAIELILPTYGESLGLKGKICRNWTLNPHPTLIPAIETGWVESVHCFGTELGMEDYIAQRPDVFFTGRDGSMRSNRMMCQLAGQYAVDLFIGATLQVDGDGHSSTVTRGRLAGFGGAPNMGHDPRGRRHATPAWLAMCQERGTEPVTLLERGKKLVVQMVETFQEGGKPTFVETLDAVEVAKKAGMPLAPVMIYGDDVTHLLTEEGIAYLYKARSLEERQAMIAAVAGVTAIGLRHDPKETLRMRREGLIALPEDLGIRRTQATRELLAAKSIAELVEWSGGLYNPPAKFRSW; from the coding sequence ATGACAACAAGACCCTCTCCCCCGCCGCAGTGGTCGCGCCGGCGCGCCGAAAAGCAGCGCCGTCTCGACCGGGTGCGCAACCTCGCCGACGGCGTGGTGCTGCCCAGCGAACGGATCGTCGAAGCCCTTGAAGCGCTGATCGCTCCCGGCGACCGTGTGGTGCTCGAAGGCAACAACCAGAAGCAGGCGGATTTCCTCTCCCGTTCCCTGGCCAAGGCCGACCCGGGCCGCCTGCACGACCTGCACATGATCATGCCCAGCGTCAGCCGCGCCGAGCATCTCGACCTCTACGAGCGCGGCATCGCCCGCAAACTCGACTTCTCCTTCGCGGGCCCGCAGAGCCTGCGCATCGGCCAGTTGCTGGAAGACGGACTGCTGGAAGTCGGCGCCATTCACACGTACATCGAGCTCTACTCGCGCCTGCTGGTGGACCTCATCCCCAACGTCGCGCTGGTCGCCGGCTTCATGGCCGACCGTGAGGGCAACCTCTACACCGGCCCCAGCACCGAGGACACCCCGGCCCTGGTGGAACCCACCGCTTTCAGCGATGGCATCGTCATCGCCCAGGTCAACCAACTGGTGGATGATGTGCGCGACCTGCCGCGGGTGGATATCCCGGCCTCCTGGGTCGACTTCGTGGTCGTCGCCGACCAGCCCTTCTACATCGAGCCGCTGTTCACCCGCGACCCGCGCCATATCAAGCCGGTGCACGTGTTGATGGCGATGATGGCGATCCGTGGCATCTACGAGAAACACCAGGTGCAGTCGCTCAATCACGGCATCGGCTTCAACACCGCCGCCATCGAGCTGATCCTGCCCACCTACGGCGAGTCCCTCGGCCTGAAAGGCAAGATCTGCCGCAACTGGACCCTCAACCCGCACCCGACGCTGATCCCCGCCATCGAGACCGGTTGGGTGGAAAGCGTGCACTGCTTCGGCACCGAGCTGGGCATGGAGGACTACATCGCCCAGCGCCCGGACGTGTTCTTCACCGGCCGCGACGGTTCCATGCGCTCGAACCGCATGATGTGCCAGCTGGCCGGTCAGTACGCCGTGGACCTGTTCATCGGCGCCACCCTGCAGGTGGATGGCGACGGCCATTCCTCTACCGTCACCCGTGGCCGCCTGGCCGGTTTCGGCGGGGCGCCGAACATGGGCCACGACCCGCGCGGCCGCCGTCACGCCACGCCCGCCTGGCTCGCCATGTGTCAAGAAAGGGGGACCGAGCCGGTGACCCTGCTGGAGCGCGGCAAGAAGCTGGTGGTGCAGATGGTCGAGACCTTCCAGGAAGGCGGCAAACCCACCTTCGTCGAGACCCTGGACGCGGTCGAGGTGGCGAAGAAGGCCGGCATGCCGCTGGCGCCGGTGATGATCTACGGCGACGACGTCACCCACCTGCTCACCGAGGAGGGCATCGCCTACCTCTACAAGGCGCGCAGCCTCGAAGAGCGCCAGGCGATGATCGCCGCCGTCGCCGGCGTCACGGCCATCGGCCTGCGCCATGACCCGAAAGAGACCCTGCGCATGCGCCGCGAAGGGTTGATCGCATTGCCGGAAGACCTCGGCATCCGCCGTACACAAGCCACGCGGGAACTGCTGGCGGCGAAGAGCATCGCCGAACTGGTGGAGTGGTCCGGCGGCCTTTACAACCCCCCGGCCAAGTTCAGGAGTTGGTGA
- a CDS encoding triphosphoribosyl-dephospho-CoA synthase produces MSAVSLRNADLPLADWLADLAVDALIDEADLSPKPALVDRRGSGAHQDLHLGLMHASALSLWPCFKQMAEAAQAHGEIGQPLREALGRIGREGEAAMLAVTAGVNTHRGAIWALGLLVAAKALAPDAGDARGIALRAARIALIDDRAAPRTDSHGAQVTRRYGARGAREEAQLGFPAVIAHGLPQLVRSRAAGAGEQNARLDALLAIMTVLADTCVLWRAGLEGLAAMQQGARAVLDAGGSASLDGRRRLRMLDARLLHLNASPGGAADLLAACLFLDKAGSL; encoded by the coding sequence ATGAGCGCAGTCTCCCTACGCAATGCCGACCTGCCGCTGGCCGACTGGCTGGCCGACCTGGCGGTGGACGCCCTGATCGACGAAGCCGACCTCTCGCCCAAGCCGGCGCTGGTGGACCGTCGCGGCAGCGGTGCCCACCAAGACCTGCACCTCGGCCTGATGCACGCCTCGGCACTGTCCCTCTGGCCCTGCTTCAAGCAGATGGCGGAGGCCGCGCAGGCCCATGGCGAAATCGGCCAACCCCTGCGCGAGGCACTTGGCCGCATCGGCCGCGAAGGCGAAGCGGCGATGCTTGCCGTGACCGCCGGCGTGAACACCCATCGCGGCGCCATCTGGGCCCTCGGCCTGCTGGTGGCGGCGAAGGCACTGGCGCCGGACGCCGGCGACGCACGCGGCATTGCCCTGCGCGCTGCGCGCATCGCCCTGATCGACGACCGCGCAGCGCCCCGCACCGACAGCCACGGTGCCCAGGTCACCCGTCGTTACGGCGCCCGTGGGGCACGGGAGGAGGCCCAACTCGGCTTCCCCGCCGTGATCGCCCACGGCCTGCCGCAACTGGTGCGCAGCCGCGCCGCAGGTGCCGGGGAGCAGAATGCGCGCCTCGACGCGCTGCTGGCGATCATGACCGTCCTCGCCGACACCTGCGTGCTCTGGCGCGCCGGGCTGGAAGGGCTGGCCGCCATGCAGCAGGGCGCCCGCGCCGTGCTCGACGCCGGCGGCAGTGCCAGCCTCGACGGCCGTCGCCGACTGCGCATGCTGGACGCCCGCCTGTTGCACCTCAACGCCTCGCCTGGCGGCGCCGCCGACCTGCTGGCCGCCTGCCTGTTCCTCGATAAAGCCGGGAGCCTGTGA
- a CDS encoding malonate decarboxylase subunit delta has protein sequence METLSFQFPAGEPARGRALVGCVGSGDLEVLLEPGSAGTLTIQVVTSVNGSGPRWQQLFQRLFDGQTPPALNIDIHDFGATPGVVRLRLEQGLEELAYD, from the coding sequence ATGGAAACCCTGTCCTTCCAATTTCCCGCCGGCGAGCCGGCCCGTGGCCGCGCCCTGGTGGGCTGCGTCGGCTCCGGCGACCTCGAAGTGCTGCTGGAGCCGGGCAGCGCCGGCACCCTGACGATCCAGGTGGTGACGTCCGTGAACGGCAGCGGACCGCGTTGGCAGCAGCTGTTCCAGCGTCTGTTCGACGGCCAGACGCCGCCGGCCCTGAACATCGATATCCACGACTTCGGCGCCACGCCGGGCGTCGTGCGCCTGCGCCTGGAACAGGGCCTGGAGGAGCTTGCATATGACTGA
- a CDS encoding biotin-independent malonate decarboxylase subunit beta: MTDTARLLEARSFVELGARQRARELLDAGSFRELVGPFDRVISPWLPRQGIVPQADDGVVVAKGSINGQPAVIAAIEGAFQGGSMGEVGGAKIAGALELAAEDNRQGIPTCAVLLLETGGVRLQEANLGLAAIAEIQAAIVQLRQYQPVIGLVAGPVGCFGGMSIAAGLCSHLMVTREARLGLNGPQVIEQEAGLAEYDSRDRPFIWSLTGGEQRAASGLVDAYVADDIDAIRETLQGLLAQPEHGLPRSRRHAWFLDRLARLGADCQQLDAAAVRALYQGEQQ; encoded by the coding sequence ATGACTGACACCGCACGCCTGCTCGAAGCCCGCAGCTTCGTCGAACTGGGCGCCCGCCAGCGCGCCCGCGAATTGCTGGACGCCGGCAGCTTCCGTGAACTCGTTGGCCCCTTCGACCGGGTCATCTCCCCCTGGCTGCCACGCCAGGGCATCGTGCCCCAGGCCGACGACGGCGTGGTGGTGGCCAAGGGCAGCATCAATGGCCAGCCGGCGGTGATCGCCGCCATCGAAGGCGCTTTCCAGGGCGGCAGCATGGGTGAAGTCGGTGGCGCGAAGATCGCCGGTGCGCTGGAGCTGGCCGCGGAAGATAACCGCCAGGGCATTCCCACCTGCGCCGTGCTGCTGCTGGAAACCGGCGGCGTGCGCCTGCAGGAAGCCAACCTGGGCCTGGCCGCCATCGCCGAGATCCAGGCGGCCATCGTCCAGCTCCGCCAGTACCAGCCGGTGATCGGTCTGGTCGCCGGCCCTGTGGGCTGCTTCGGCGGCATGTCCATCGCCGCCGGCCTGTGCAGCCACCTGATGGTTACCCGCGAGGCGCGCCTGGGCCTCAACGGACCGCAGGTGATCGAGCAGGAAGCCGGCCTTGCCGAATACGACTCCCGCGACCGCCCCTTCATCTGGAGCCTCACCGGCGGCGAGCAACGGGCCGCCAGCGGACTGGTGGACGCCTACGTCGCCGACGATATCGATGCCATCCGCGAGACCCTGCAGGGCCTGCTGGCCCAACCTGAGCACGGCCTGCCGCGCAGCCGCCGGCATGCCTGGTTCCTCGACCGCCTGGCGCGCCTCGGAGCCGACTGCCAACAACTGGACGCCGCCGCCGTGCGCGCCCTTTACCAGGGAGAACAGCAATGA
- the mdcE gene encoding biotin-independent malonate decarboxylase subunit gamma: MSRGLNWLRGLAGGDALAGFPASVKVVDGELGNRAARFIAVVPDADNPFPRARNGEVGLLEGWGLAKAVDEAIAADRDSAKRVLVALVDVPSQAYGRREEALGIHQALAGAVDAYARARLAGHPVIGLLVGKAMSGAFLAHGYQAQRLIALDDGGVMVHAMGKAAAARITLRSVEELEALAAKVPAMAYDLENFASLGLLWERVTVGDAEQPGDADFTRVRDVLVRAVVDIGDSTDLSGRLGAENRAASSRVRERLRAQW, encoded by the coding sequence ATGAGCCGTGGATTGAACTGGCTGCGCGGCCTGGCCGGCGGCGACGCACTGGCCGGCTTCCCGGCCTCGGTGAAGGTGGTGGACGGCGAACTGGGCAACCGTGCCGCGCGCTTCATCGCCGTGGTACCGGACGCCGACAATCCCTTCCCCCGGGCTCGCAATGGCGAGGTCGGCCTGCTGGAGGGCTGGGGTTTGGCCAAGGCGGTGGATGAAGCCATCGCGGCCGACCGCGACAGCGCCAAGCGCGTGCTGGTGGCGCTGGTGGATGTGCCGAGCCAGGCCTATGGTCGCCGCGAGGAGGCCCTGGGCATCCACCAGGCCCTGGCCGGGGCGGTGGACGCCTACGCCCGCGCCCGCCTGGCGGGTCACCCGGTGATCGGCCTGCTGGTGGGCAAGGCCATGTCCGGCGCCTTCCTCGCCCACGGCTACCAGGCCCAGCGTCTGATCGCCCTGGACGACGGCGGGGTGATGGTCCACGCGATGGGCAAGGCCGCGGCCGCGCGCATCACCCTGCGCAGCGTGGAAGAGCTGGAAGCACTGGCCGCCAAGGTGCCGGCCATGGCCTACGACCTGGAGAACTTCGCCTCCCTCGGCCTGCTCTGGGAGCGGGTGACGGTGGGCGACGCGGAGCAGCCGGGCGACGCTGATTTCACCCGCGTGCGCGACGTGCTGGTACGCGCGGTGGTGGATATCGGTGACAGCACCGACCTTTCCGGGCGTCTCGGCGCGGAGAATCGCGCGGCGTCGTCGCGTGTCAGGGAGAGGCTGCGGGCACAGTGGTAG
- a CDS encoding malonate decarboxylase holo-ACP synthase, producing MNKTPKPHDLLWGMTPDQLPANAPAWAWQVLAAGHPVVVRRALCEPGHVAVGIRGASRDQRLAAIMPIRSIRRLLSPEQLRPLGPGDLPALRALETVASMLDATDRSWGPTGGVGFQLATGIPVLHAASDLDLLLRTREPFERQQARTLLAALAEAPCRIDLQLETPLGAVALREWAGESRRVLLKCAEGARLVDNPWQPMERAA from the coding sequence ATGAACAAGACTCCAAAACCCCACGACCTGCTCTGGGGCATGACCCCGGACCAGCTCCCCGCGAACGCCCCTGCCTGGGCGTGGCAGGTGTTGGCCGCCGGGCATCCGGTGGTGGTGCGTCGTGCGCTCTGCGAGCCCGGCCATGTGGCCGTCGGCATCCGTGGCGCCAGCCGTGACCAGCGCCTGGCCGCGATCATGCCCATCCGTTCCATCCGGCGTCTGCTCAGCCCCGAACAACTGCGGCCTCTCGGTCCCGGCGATCTTCCGGCGTTGCGCGCCCTGGAAACCGTCGCGTCGATGCTGGACGCCACCGACCGTTCCTGGGGGCCCACCGGCGGCGTCGGTTTCCAGCTCGCCACTGGTATTCCGGTGCTGCATGCCGCCAGCGATCTGGACCTGCTGCTGCGCACCCGCGAACCTTTCGAACGTCAGCAGGCCCGTACGTTGTTGGCGGCCCTGGCCGAAGCCCCCTGCCGCATCGACCTGCAACTGGAAACGCCCCTGGGCGCCGTGGCCCTGCGCGAATGGGCCGGGGAATCCCGCCGCGTACTGTTGAAATGTGCCGAAGGGGCGCGGCTTGTGGATAACCCCTGGCAGCCCATGGAGCGCGCTGCGTGA
- the mdcH gene encoding malonate decarboxylase subunit epsilon, producing the protein MSSLFAFPGQGAQQVGMLHQLPTECSACLLEASDALGEDVLALDSAEALKSTRAVQLCLLVAGVAGARLLMARSPAPDYVAGLSIGAYAAAVVAGSLDFADAVRLVALRGELMQRAYPQGYGMTAILGLDQATVERLLAEAEGPVYLANINADNQLVIAGSDAAMATVAERARALSAGAAKRLAMSVPSHCTLLETPARELADVFAGVELRRPAIRYLSGTTARPVFDPERLRDDLAFNMCRVIDWHGTLRTAYERGVRLHVELPPGAVLSGLARRVFEQGTVVAFQGARLDTLDALLRQEVSQTR; encoded by the coding sequence GTGAGCAGCCTTTTCGCCTTCCCCGGGCAGGGTGCGCAGCAGGTGGGCATGCTCCACCAGCTGCCGACCGAATGCAGCGCCTGCCTCCTCGAGGCCAGCGACGCCCTGGGCGAAGACGTGCTGGCGCTGGATTCCGCCGAGGCGCTGAAATCCACCCGCGCCGTGCAGCTCTGCCTGCTGGTCGCCGGGGTGGCCGGCGCGCGGCTGCTGATGGCGCGCAGCCCGGCGCCCGACTACGTGGCGGGCCTTTCCATCGGTGCCTATGCGGCTGCAGTCGTCGCCGGCTCGCTGGACTTCGCCGATGCCGTGCGCCTGGTGGCCCTGCGCGGCGAGCTGATGCAACGGGCTTATCCACAGGGCTACGGCATGACCGCCATCCTCGGTCTCGACCAGGCGACGGTGGAGCGGCTGCTGGCCGAGGCCGAGGGGCCGGTCTATCTCGCCAACATCAACGCCGACAACCAACTGGTGATCGCCGGCAGCGACGCCGCCATGGCAACCGTCGCCGAGCGCGCGCGGGCCCTGAGTGCCGGCGCGGCGAAGCGCCTGGCGATGAGCGTACCCTCCCATTGCACCTTGCTGGAGACACCGGCCCGCGAGCTAGCCGATGTGTTCGCCGGCGTCGAGCTGCGCCGCCCGGCGATCCGCTATCTCAGTGGGACCACGGCGCGGCCGGTGTTCGACCCGGAGCGCCTGCGCGACGATCTCGCCTTCAACATGTGCCGCGTCATCGACTGGCACGGCACCCTGCGCACCGCCTACGAGCGCGGGGTGCGCCTGCATGTCGAACTCCCCCCCGGGGCCGTGCTCAGCGGCCTCGCGCGGCGGGTGTTCGAACAGGGCACGGTGGTCGCCTTCCAGGGCGCTCGTCTGGACACGCTGGACGCCCTGCTGCGTCAGGAGGTAAGCCAAACCCGATAA
- the madL gene encoding malonate transporter subunit MadL, whose amino-acid sequence MIIYGVAFLALCTLAGLFIGELLGKLLGVPANVGGVGIAMLLLIFIGSYLHKRGLMGAKSEQGVEFWSAIYIPIVVAMAAQQNVLGALSGGPMAILAGIAAVALGFAMVPVLDRLGQKKKPVAAATDPLTPAQR is encoded by the coding sequence ATGATCATCTACGGTGTGGCCTTCCTGGCCCTCTGCACCCTGGCAGGCCTGTTCATCGGTGAACTGCTGGGCAAACTCCTGGGCGTGCCCGCCAACGTCGGCGGCGTCGGCATCGCCATGCTGCTGCTGATATTCATCGGCAGTTACCTGCACAAGCGTGGCCTGATGGGCGCCAAGTCGGAACAGGGCGTGGAGTTCTGGAGCGCCATCTACATCCCCATCGTGGTTGCCATGGCGGCCCAGCAGAACGTGCTCGGCGCCCTCAGCGGCGGCCCCATGGCGATCCTCGCCGGCATTGCCGCGGTGGCCCTGGGCTTTGCCATGGTCCCGGTGCTCGATCGCCTCGGGCAAAAAAAGAAGCCGGTGGCGGCCGCCACTGATCCCCTGACCCCTGCCCAGCGGTGA
- the madM gene encoding malonate transporter subunit MadM, with the protein MYESMLKVIGGYGLISGFAVIGATMWFSYWISARLTRGRLHGSAIAILLGLLLSYVGGVVTGGQKGLVDIPLLSGIGLLGGAMLRDFAIVATAFGVNIEELKRAGVSGVVALFFGIGTSFVAGVGVALAFGYTDAVSLTTIGAGAVTYIVGPVTGAAIGASSEVMALSIAAGLVKAIMVMVATPFVAPLIGLNNPRTAVIFGGLMGTSSGVAGGLAATDPALVPYGCLTAAFYTALGCLLGPSLLFFVMRGITG; encoded by the coding sequence ATGTACGAATCCATGCTGAAAGTGATTGGCGGCTACGGCCTGATCAGTGGTTTCGCGGTGATCGGCGCGACCATGTGGTTCTCCTACTGGATCTCCGCCAGGCTCACCCGTGGCCGCCTGCACGGCTCGGCCATCGCCATCCTCCTCGGCCTGCTGCTGTCCTACGTCGGTGGCGTGGTGACCGGCGGGCAGAAAGGCCTGGTGGATATCCCACTGCTGTCTGGCATCGGCTTGCTGGGCGGCGCCATGCTGCGGGACTTCGCCATCGTCGCCACGGCCTTCGGGGTGAACATCGAGGAGCTCAAGCGTGCCGGTGTGTCGGGCGTGGTGGCGCTGTTCTTCGGGATCGGCACCTCCTTCGTCGCCGGCGTCGGCGTGGCGCTGGCCTTCGGCTACACCGATGCGGTGAGCCTGACCACCATCGGCGCCGGTGCCGTGACCTATATCGTCGGCCCGGTGACGGGCGCGGCCATCGGCGCCAGTTCGGAGGTGATGGCGCTGTCCATTGCCGCGGGTCTGGTGAAGGCGATCATGGTGATGGTGGCGACCCCCTTCGTCGCCCCGCTGATCGGCCTGAACAACCCGCGCACGGCGGTGATCTTCGGCGGCCTGATGGGCACCTCCAGCGGCGTCGCCGGCGGCCTGGCGGCCACCGACCCCGCGCTTGTGCCCTACGGCTGCCTGACCGCCGCCTTCTACACCGCCCTGGGCTGCCTGCTGGGGCCGTCACTGCTGTTCTTCGTCATGCGCGGTATTACCGGCTGA
- a CDS encoding LysR family transcriptional regulator, whose translation MQIDEELTLKKLETFLAFMRSGNLSRAAAELNTSNVSVHRAIHSLESALRCPLFKHEGRNLTPLESAYVLEEKAQKLIQDAVEMVRLTREAAGFSAERFKLGALYSLTVKTVPQLVMGLKLRRSELNIDLTLGSNVDLLYRLKNLELDAILVSLDESVSDPDCEQLPLFSDDIFLAVPTDSPFSDQAEVDLADLADSTFITLTQGFATHRDGARVFQQAGFEPKVAMQVNDIFTLLSMVSSGVGYALLPGRIAAVYENRVKLIPLQARYRLQQHIGAVFLKARERDPNLLALVAECRMYSLRNEG comes from the coding sequence ATGCAGATCGACGAAGAACTCACCCTGAAGAAGCTGGAAACCTTTCTCGCCTTCATGCGCAGCGGCAACCTGTCGCGCGCAGCGGCCGAGCTGAACACCAGCAACGTCAGCGTGCACCGGGCCATCCATTCCCTGGAGAGCGCCCTGCGTTGCCCGCTGTTCAAGCACGAGGGACGCAACCTGACGCCGCTGGAAAGCGCCTACGTGCTGGAGGAAAAGGCGCAGAAGCTGATTCAGGACGCCGTCGAGATGGTGCGCCTGACCCGCGAGGCGGCCGGGTTCTCCGCCGAGCGCTTCAAGCTCGGCGCGCTCTACTCGCTGACGGTGAAGACCGTGCCGCAACTGGTGATGGGCCTGAAGCTGCGGCGCAGCGAACTGAACATCGACCTCACCCTGGGCTCCAACGTCGACCTGCTCTATCGCCTGAAAAACCTGGAGCTGGACGCCATTCTGGTGTCCCTTGACGAAAGCGTGAGCGACCCGGATTGCGAGCAGTTGCCGCTGTTTTCCGACGACATCTTCCTCGCCGTGCCCACCGACTCGCCCTTCTCCGACCAGGCCGAAGTGGACCTGGCGGACCTCGCCGACTCCACCTTCATCACCCTCACCCAGGGCTTCGCCACCCACCGCGACGGCGCGCGCGTGTTCCAGCAGGCCGGCTTCGAGCCCAAGGTGGCGATGCAGGTGAACGACATCTTCACCCTGCTCAGCATGGTCAGCTCCGGGGTGGGCTATGCCCTGCTGCCGGGACGCATCGCGGCGGTCTACGAGAACCGCGTGAAGCTGATCCCGCTGCAGGCGCGCTATCGCCTGCAGCAGCACATCGGCGCGGTATTCCTGAAAGCCCGCGAGCGCGACCCGAACCTGCTCGCGCTGGTCGCCGAATGCCGCATGTACAGCCTGCGCAACGAAGGCTGA